TAGATCTCTTTGGAGGGCTTCCTTGGGGCGTTAAAGAGCGGCCTAAGCTACGTTGAATGTAGGTCTTGTAATGTGCCGTAACACTTGGACTAACATTGGTACTAGTAACTTGAATTGCGATAACATCGCCTCTATCATCCACAGTTACACTAAAAACTATTCTTCCTGTTTCAGATGACGAATCTTTAGGAGGATTTAAAGCTTTTTTATTCCAACCGCTTAAACCTGATATAGAACTTCCCGAACCACCAGACCCTGGATTTCCATAAAGGCTTTTTCCGTCAGGTGTTCCTCTAGGGTCGCCTTGGTCACCTACTGTACCTGGAGCTCCGTCTCCATTACTATTCCCTCCTATTCCATCTCTAGTTCCTGTGGTACCATTTGATTTGCCTCCAGACCCTGATTTTTTCATTACAGAACCTGTATCTACACTTCTTGCAGGTTTAGCTGCTGGTGCAGGACTTGAAGGGGCTGGACTCGCAGGTTTAGAACTTGTCTTAGTTGGTGTTTTTTTCATTATCACCGGCGACTTTTCTGCTTCAGACGTAATTACTGGAGTAGCTTTCTGAGGCGTACTTTTAGGCGTAGGTCTTGTACTTGGTGTAGGAGCAGCAGGCTGAGGCTTACTTACAGCCTTTTGTTCATCCGCTTTATCTGCTGGTTTTACATCATAGTTATTTTTTGAAGCACTAGCCTTATTTGTGGTTTGAATATCCCCATACCCAGTCAAATCTAAACCATAGTTAAGATCAACTCCCATTGCTATAGGTTCTTCAGCTGGCTCATAGAGAAGCTTGAAAAAAAATAAGGCTGCTAAAAATAATATATAGAGCCCGGAACTTATCATCAAGGCTTTCTTTCTATGTTCTCTATTATCTATTACTAATTCCATTTTCGTCAAAGTAAACGGACTTATCTCCGGTGAATTGTTCTATTTTATTTGACATGATTTCGGCATCATCTATTCCATTAACGGGAACATATACCCTTCTCATGCCATTTACTATCTTTATTTCTGCATTAAAGCCTGCGGCTTCCATTCTGGCTACTAATTTTTCAGCGTTTTCCTTGTTGCTAAAAAGCCCAGCTGATACCTGAAACACTTTCTCTTCTTGGGCTATCAATCCATCTTTAATCTCTTCTATAACATCCGCAGGATTCACATTCTCATCTATTTCACCATCAGCATCTATATAAACGGAGTCCGCATAGATTTCTGATAAAACTTCGGTAGAGTCTTTTTCTTCAAAGCTGACAGAAGTTTCAGTTTTTGACGCAAAAGGTTTATAAAGAATTACGTAGTAAAGTGATCCAAGTATTAAAAACAAAGGAATTAAGTAAAGCAGATACTTTAACCATTTGTTCCTCCTTTCGTCTTCTTCATATTCTAAATCACCTGTATATTCAGCATTCTCCTGTTGCTCACTAAGTTCTTCGCCTTGCACCGTTGGATAATGACTAATTTCGTCTCTTATTCGCTGATGCGTAGAAATAGGAATTACGGTTTCAGAAAAGCTTGGTTTAGCATAATAATTAAGCTCAGGATCAAACTCTCCTTCGAAAGAACCTTGTTCCGAAACTTTAATGGTACATACATCGGCTAGTACCATTTTGCCATTTGCCGCCAAACCGCTTTTGAACTGTAAAAGGTAATTTTTTAA
This sequence is a window from Arcticibacterium luteifluviistationis. Protein-coding genes within it:
- a CDS encoding HU domain-containing protein, which produces MINFDKYLRELLYEEDFFIVPSLGAFIATFTQAEITEEGKLIEPTKSFDFNGLLHSDDNDKFINYVKAKENISKGEVIDQLKNYLLQFKSGLAANGKMVLADVCTIKVSEQGSFEGEFDPELNYYAKPSFSETVIPISTHQRIRDEISHYPTVQGEELSEQQENAEYTGDLEYEEDERRNKWLKYLLYLIPLFLILGSLYYVILYKPFASKTETSVSFEEKDSTEVLSEIYADSVYIDADGEIDENVNPADVIEEIKDGLIAQEEKVFQVSAGLFSNKENAEKLVARMEAAGFNAEIKIVNGMRRVYVPVNGIDDAEIMSNKIEQFTGDKSVYFDENGISNR